A region of the Candidatus Hydrogenedentota bacterium genome:
CCTCTTGACCCCCAGTCAAGCGCGCTAACCGGGCTGCGCCACGCCCCGACCGAATTCGGGCTATTCTTCTTCCAGGAGGTCGAGCATTGTGCGTATTTGTTCTTCCATCTTGTCGAGAATGTCGATGGCTTCCTGGCGGGTTCGGGGACGTCCCTCGCCGCGGAGTTCCTCAGCCAGCCGTATGCGCGCGCCTTTGGTGGTCATTTTTTCGTGCCACAACAGTTGTTTGATGCGCTGTACGACAGCGATATCCCCGGGTTTGTAGAACCGCCGGTTCGCTCGATCGCGTCCTGGTTTCAACTGTGGAAACCGGCCTTCCCACTGTCTGAGCACGTGGGCCGGAACGCCGGTCATGTCACTAACTTTGGCTATCCCGTAGCGCCGGTCTTCAAACTTGGAGATCATACCCAATCCCGGTTTTGTATTGCAACTTCAGCATGACGACACTGATTGTGAAAGCGATCAAGACGCCTTCGGTCTTGCCTTGCAAGAAGCGGGGGCAATTTTCTATTTGGCTCATGTTTTGATTGTCCATTATGACGCAGTGCCCGGCGCAAGGCAATCTGATCCCGGGGACAGGCCTTGTATAACCATGAGCATCTTGAGGACAGGGCCCCGCAAGGGATCCTCCTCAAGAGGTGGCTGCGCGTACAGCCCGCCGATCAGGCAAGAACCTGAATCCCCGCCACCGAAGGGAGCGACCGTCGTGGAGCATTACGGCGGAGAGGCCGGTCTCTGGCCCATTCATGAGCAAAGGACGCATGCGCGCTTACCGTCTGCGGCGGCTACGCGGGGCACTATCCG
Encoded here:
- a CDS encoding MerR family transcriptional regulator, whose product is MISKFEDRRYGIAKVSDMTGVPAHVLRQWEGRFPQLKPGRDRANRRFYKPGDIAVVQRIKQLLWHEKMTTKGARIRLAEELRGEGRPRTRQEAIDILDKMEEQIRTMLDLLEEE